A portion of the Edaphobacter lichenicola genome contains these proteins:
- a CDS encoding serine hydrolase domain-containing protein has protein sequence MVTRLFACAAFVSLVVVGLTGQSPVNTQASDAHVRAASCANSEFPGKEWKRDGKGKSGGWSEPKLVAAEHYAGSLHDESMMIVQCGRVVDEWGDTSKKLTTFSVRKSLISALYGIYSAEGKIDVNETLEQAGIDDFPSPLTKEERQAKIVDLLRARSGVYHAAGFETDFQRKMRPARGSHAPGSFWFYNNWDFNALGTIFEEKTGMKIGDAFYQRIAKPTGMQDFRPSDVYYVEDKGVSQHAAYMFQMSARDMARFGLLYLNHGRWKKQQVVPEEWVEKSSHATEMARFGKMAVGGYEYLWWVEYGGVHLGEATLPGMFSAQGAGGHYILNVPSLNVVIVNQYDNEPAAHDAKSVLLAAQDKHAIFDDQFNHLARLILDANSR, from the coding sequence ATGGTGACGAGGCTTTTTGCTTGCGCAGCGTTCGTATCTTTGGTTGTCGTGGGACTTACTGGGCAGAGTCCTGTGAACACGCAGGCTTCCGATGCTCACGTGCGGGCTGCTTCTTGTGCCAACTCTGAGTTTCCTGGGAAGGAGTGGAAGCGCGATGGCAAGGGCAAGAGTGGTGGATGGTCGGAGCCGAAGCTCGTAGCGGCGGAACATTATGCGGGCTCGCTTCATGATGAGTCGATGATGATTGTGCAGTGTGGGCGGGTGGTGGATGAGTGGGGAGATACGAGTAAGAAGCTCACGACCTTCTCGGTGCGCAAGAGCCTGATCAGCGCACTGTACGGAATCTATTCGGCTGAGGGAAAGATCGATGTTAACGAGACTCTGGAGCAGGCGGGGATCGATGACTTCCCTTCACCGCTGACGAAAGAAGAGCGGCAGGCAAAGATCGTCGATCTGTTGCGGGCTCGCTCCGGGGTCTATCATGCGGCGGGATTCGAGACTGACTTTCAACGCAAGATGCGTCCTGCTCGCGGCAGCCATGCACCGGGGAGTTTCTGGTTTTATAACAACTGGGACTTCAATGCGCTGGGAACGATCTTTGAAGAGAAGACCGGCATGAAGATCGGTGATGCGTTCTATCAGCGCATCGCGAAGCCGACAGGGATGCAGGACTTTCGACCGAGTGACGTGTACTACGTCGAAGACAAAGGGGTGTCCCAGCATGCGGCTTATATGTTTCAGATGAGCGCGCGCGATATGGCGCGTTTTGGGCTGCTGTATCTGAATCACGGCCGTTGGAAGAAGCAACAGGTTGTTCCCGAAGAGTGGGTGGAGAAGAGTAGTCACGCGACCGAGATGGCGCGTTTCGGAAAGATGGCGGTGGGAGGCTATGAGTATCTTTGGTGGGTGGAGTATGGAGGCGTGCATCTTGGCGAAGCGACACTGCCTGGGATGTTTTCAGCGCAAGGGGCTGGAGGGCACTACATTCTCAATGTTCCGAGCCTGAATGTTGTGATCGTGAATCAGTACGATAACGAACCTGCGGCTCATGACGCCAAGTCAGTATTGCTGGCAGCCCAGGATAAGCATGCAATTTTCGATGATCAGTTTAATCATCTTGCGCGATTGATTTTAGACGCGAACTCTCGATGA
- a CDS encoding SMP-30/gluconolactonase/LRE family protein, with product MRIRINKWMGMFFLALVVIEMGDLKMAAQSRHDPLQVLGISEDQIWNGITVSDDGRIFVNFPAISPRPIQAVGEIGADKRSHPYPGGDWNSWEPSKPVEHAFVGTNSVRIGPDGALWVVDTGSPSFGKEVLPNATKIVKIDLSTNTVSRVYPLGSDVVKSKSYIDDIRFHGETAYLTDAGVPGILVLDLTTGKVRRVLDHDPSTTGTRVIKVNGEVLLGPDGKPLMQHADQMEVTPDGQWLYFQPLAGPMSRIATRWLDDPGIQPGELSTKVEPWFNTGSLGGTAIDSNGDLYLEDLNTSSILKLTPDRKLSIVFHDARLHWVDAPWIQDGWLYLPEAQLDRAAQFHQQQSKVQWPLHLYRLRLAALPNAQPHHAQ from the coding sequence ATGAGGATAAGAATAAACAAGTGGATGGGGATGTTCTTTTTGGCGTTGGTCGTTATTGAAATGGGGGACCTCAAAATGGCAGCTCAATCGCGACATGACCCGTTACAGGTTCTTGGAATAAGCGAGGACCAGATATGGAACGGTATCACTGTGAGTGACGATGGCAGGATCTTCGTCAACTTTCCCGCGATTTCACCGCGGCCGATCCAGGCAGTCGGAGAGATCGGTGCCGATAAGCGAAGCCACCCTTATCCGGGGGGCGATTGGAATTCGTGGGAGCCGAGCAAACCCGTGGAGCATGCCTTTGTAGGAACGAACTCTGTCCGGATAGGACCGGATGGTGCTCTGTGGGTCGTCGATACGGGAAGCCCGAGTTTCGGCAAAGAGGTCCTTCCCAATGCCACGAAGATCGTGAAGATCGACCTGTCGACGAACACCGTGTCACGCGTGTATCCGTTAGGCAGTGACGTGGTTAAAAGCAAGAGCTACATCGACGACATTCGCTTTCATGGCGAGACAGCCTATCTCACGGACGCGGGTGTACCTGGAATCCTCGTACTTGATCTGACTACCGGCAAAGTGCGACGGGTCTTGGACCACGATCCTTCAACGACAGGGACTCGTGTGATCAAGGTTAATGGAGAGGTCCTGCTTGGGCCGGATGGAAAACCGCTGATGCAGCATGCCGACCAAATGGAAGTAACCCCTGACGGTCAATGGCTGTACTTCCAACCCTTGGCTGGCCCGATGTCGCGCATAGCTACGCGATGGCTCGATGACCCAGGCATTCAACCAGGGGAGCTCTCAACGAAAGTCGAGCCCTGGTTCAATACTGGTTCGCTGGGCGGCACGGCGATCGATTCTAACGGCGACCTCTATCTCGAAGACCTGAACACAAGTTCGATTCTTAAGCTCACCCCGGACCGTAAGCTCTCTATTGTGTTTCATGACGCTCGCCTCCATTGGGTTGACGCGCCCTGGATTCAGGACGGCTGGCTTTATTTGCCTGAGGCTCAACTCGATCG
- a CDS encoding oxidoreductase, with the protein MTKWSIADIPSQAGRLAVVTGTGGLGYEAAFALAAAGAEVILAGRSESKGLDALRSILHQSPQATIAFELLDLACLKSIEAFANRMLERGRTIDVLLNNAGIMTPPDRRETADGFELQFGTNYLGHFALTARLITLLQGHRARVVTVSSLTHRLGGAIHFDDLQWTRKYQANAAYSQSKLANVLFALELQRRSDAGGWDLMSNAAHPGASTTDLIRNGAGSDTILKKLQARFVELIGHSPAAGALPILFAATSPDAAPMGYYGPSGLFELKSPVGPSVLSTKAKDAALAKRLWDVSEALTKVGWPH; encoded by the coding sequence ATGACGAAATGGAGCATCGCCGACATCCCATCTCAAGCGGGCAGGCTTGCTGTCGTAACGGGAACTGGAGGTCTTGGGTACGAGGCCGCCTTCGCCTTGGCGGCAGCGGGAGCCGAAGTCATTCTGGCCGGTAGAAGCGAGAGCAAAGGATTGGATGCGCTGCGGTCAATTCTTCACCAGTCACCCCAAGCGACCATCGCGTTTGAACTACTCGATCTGGCTTGTTTGAAGTCGATTGAAGCGTTTGCAAATCGTATGCTGGAGCGGGGCCGGACCATCGATGTGCTGCTAAACAACGCAGGCATCATGACGCCTCCGGATCGTCGAGAAACGGCTGACGGATTTGAACTTCAGTTTGGCACCAACTATCTTGGGCACTTCGCTCTGACCGCCCGACTAATAACGCTTCTGCAAGGGCATCGTGCGCGGGTTGTGACAGTAAGCAGCTTGACCCATCGGCTTGGGGGAGCTATTCATTTTGATGATTTGCAGTGGACCCGCAAATACCAGGCTAATGCAGCCTATTCCCAGTCCAAGTTAGCCAACGTACTCTTTGCGTTGGAGCTGCAGCGGCGAAGCGATGCGGGTGGCTGGGATCTGATGAGCAATGCCGCTCATCCGGGAGCATCAACGACTGATCTGATAAGAAACGGGGCTGGCTCGGACACGATTTTGAAGAAACTCCAAGCGCGCTTCGTTGAGTTGATCGGACACTCTCCAGCGGCAGGCGCTCTTCCGATCCTCTTTGCGGCTACCTCCCCGGATGCAGCTCCAATGGGGTACTACGGACCGAGCGGCTTATTCGAGCTCAAAAGCCCAGTTGGACCTTCCGTGCTGTCCACGAAGGCGAAGGATGCTGCTTTAGCCAAGAGATTGTGGGATGTGTCAGAAGCTCTCACCAAAGTTGGATGGCCTCACTAG
- a CDS encoding class I SAM-dependent methyltransferase, with amino-acid sequence MALDMDKLNTFVGRFVGDLGATVHAGMVVIGEKLGLYKALAALPMTSAELAAKTSTDERYVREWLSSQASGGYVTYDEKTNKFSLTEEQAFTLANEDSPAYLPGAFELALGSLAAVPRITESFRTGAGMGWHEHNEGVFHGCEKFFRPGYAANLVTSWIPALDGVQQKLEEGAQVADVGCGKGASTILMAKAFPKSRFVGFDSHDQSIAGARDSAKRQGIGDSVNFEVAKAKVYPGKDYDFVAVFDCLHDMGDPVGAATHVLKSLRKDGTWMIVEPFANDQLKDNLNPVGRVYYSFSTLLCTPCSRSQEIGLCLGAQSGEARIRDVVTSAGFTRFRRAAETPFNIVYEARP; translated from the coding sequence ATGGCACTCGATATGGACAAGCTCAACACATTTGTTGGCCGCTTCGTAGGAGACCTAGGAGCAACAGTACATGCCGGAATGGTGGTCATCGGCGAGAAGCTCGGGCTCTATAAAGCCCTTGCCGCCCTCCCCATGACCTCCGCCGAACTCGCGGCCAAAACCTCCACCGATGAACGCTACGTACGCGAGTGGCTCAGCTCGCAGGCGTCTGGCGGCTACGTCACCTACGACGAAAAGACAAACAAGTTCAGCCTCACCGAGGAGCAGGCCTTTACGCTCGCGAACGAAGACAGCCCCGCCTACCTTCCCGGCGCATTCGAACTCGCGTTAGGCTCGCTCGCAGCCGTGCCGCGTATCACCGAGTCGTTTCGCACGGGAGCAGGCATGGGCTGGCACGAACATAACGAGGGCGTTTTTCACGGCTGCGAGAAGTTCTTCCGCCCAGGCTACGCCGCCAATCTCGTCACCTCATGGATCCCCGCACTCGACGGCGTGCAGCAGAAGCTCGAAGAAGGTGCGCAAGTCGCCGACGTCGGCTGCGGAAAAGGCGCATCAACCATCTTAATGGCCAAGGCATTTCCCAAATCACGCTTCGTTGGATTCGACTCTCACGACCAATCGATTGCAGGAGCGCGAGACTCGGCGAAGCGACAGGGAATTGGCGACTCCGTCAACTTCGAAGTCGCCAAAGCCAAGGTGTATCCAGGAAAAGACTACGACTTCGTTGCCGTCTTCGATTGCCTCCACGACATGGGCGATCCCGTCGGAGCCGCCACCCACGTTCTTAAGTCGCTGCGAAAAGACGGCACCTGGATGATCGTCGAGCCATTCGCGAACGATCAGTTGAAGGACAACCTGAACCCAGTAGGCCGCGTCTACTACTCCTTCTCCACCTTGCTCTGCACGCCCTGTTCGCGATCGCAGGAGATCGGGCTGTGCCTGGGTGCGCAATCTGGCGAAGCGCGCATCCGTGATGTCGTCACCTCTGCTGGCTTCACCCGTTTCCGCCGCGCCGCCGAGACTCCGTTCAACATCGTATATGAAGCGCGGCCCTGA
- a CDS encoding MarR family winged helix-turn-helix transcriptional regulator codes for MISKSKASDLLDLFSTLQRARGWTDKRLFLSLDLSPAKARLLEYIASHDGTSQTELARATDTDKALTGRSVEAFVASGWVQRNRSKEDARAYILSLSPSGHKVVLRFGSVRNEILERVTKSLDSRDVDDFRRIVNKLLATMKDHGTL; via the coding sequence ATGATCAGCAAAAGCAAGGCATCGGATTTGTTGGATCTTTTCTCCACGCTTCAGCGAGCAAGGGGCTGGACCGACAAACGACTGTTTTTGTCTCTCGATCTGAGCCCGGCCAAAGCGCGGTTGCTTGAATACATTGCATCGCATGACGGAACATCGCAGACAGAACTTGCCAGGGCCACAGATACCGATAAGGCATTGACTGGAAGGTCGGTGGAAGCTTTCGTAGCAAGTGGGTGGGTGCAGCGAAATCGGAGTAAGGAGGACGCCCGGGCCTACATTCTTTCTCTCTCGCCGTCAGGTCACAAAGTGGTCCTGCGATTCGGATCGGTTCGGAATGAGATTCTTGAACGAGTCACCAAATCGCTCGACAGCCGTGACGTCGACGACTTCCGGAGAATTGTGAACAAACTTCTCGCCACAATGAAAGATCACGGCACCCTCTAG
- a CDS encoding DUF1003 domain-containing protein: MSQSHVQEHVDLIAKHEQDFQSRRTKAEKLSDDIAGFAGSLAFICIHLMIFTAWIAVNSLRITQTHRFDPAPYSLLSTIVALEAILLASFILIRQSRLGRRSDERDHLMLQVLLLAEKEITAVLEMNRQLAKQAGLGKVADQPEIKKLSEHTSIEAMARSIQENLQDAE, encoded by the coding sequence ATGTCTCAAAGCCACGTTCAGGAACACGTCGATCTGATCGCCAAGCACGAGCAGGACTTTCAGTCGCGAAGAACTAAAGCCGAAAAGCTAAGCGATGACATCGCTGGGTTCGCCGGAAGTCTTGCCTTCATCTGTATTCACTTGATGATTTTTACTGCCTGGATCGCTGTGAACAGTCTCCGGATAACCCAGACTCACCGCTTCGATCCTGCTCCGTACTCTCTTCTCAGTACGATTGTTGCCCTTGAAGCGATCCTGCTGGCGAGTTTCATTCTTATTCGGCAATCCCGTTTAGGGCGGCGCTCGGATGAACGAGACCATTTGATGTTGCAGGTTCTCCTTCTGGCAGAGAAGGAGATCACTGCTGTCCTTGAGATGAATCGGCAGCTGGCAAAACAGGCTGGCCTGGGAAAAGTAGCAGACCAGCCCGAAATCAAAAAGCTAAGCGAGCACACCTCCATTGAGGCTATGGCTCGGAGTATTCAGGAGAATCTTCAGGATGCGGAATAG